DNA sequence from the Falco peregrinus isolate bFalPer1 chromosome 1, bFalPer1.pri, whole genome shotgun sequence genome:
TGATAGCTATTCTAGCAGAAAATTACGGAGGAAAATGGTATGTGGCAAACGTAGTTCTAAGAAATGTTAATAACAGACAATGCATATTCTCCCTAATGTCCCttataatgcaaaataatatcCCTAGAATTTGCTCAAAATTAGTAGGTAAGActacaagaaaagaaatctgattttatgGTCTCAATTGTATGATATTCTTTTATTAATAGTTCattattagaaattaaatttaatgagATTGCAGGGGAAATTatagcagaaataataatataGCAGAAATAAGAGTTGTAATTGAATGTATATGTGCTGCattattgggttttttcttaaaaatcatgctttttaTATTGGGAAGATGTTAGACATATCTAGAGCAATTATTTATACAGACATAAAGTAGCcctaatgtgatttttttttttcttttcacttgtaAAATACATTGTTTCATCTCAAATAAGTGCTGAAGATATTTCTTCATTAATGTATTTAAAGTATTAAGGAAGAGTTAATTCTTACCTTCAGCCACCTATGTCTGACTGTCCGTCTTGCACGAcaatatattataaataaaagtgaaaattatgtggaaaaaataaaattctgtttaaaattgtGTAGTCAGAAAGTGAACAAAAGATCAAAGCTCTGTGTATGTGATTTTACTGGAATCAATGTTTGCTATTTTATGTGAATATAAAATACTACCCAACATCTTTAgctaacaaatatttttatgaagtaaAGAAACTTACTGAGGAACATGAGTATGGATATGAATGCAAATGTAAAATGCAcgtttatttcatgtttttctcGTCCTGCTTGCCAGGCCGTTCTGGCTGTCTCCACGGCAGGTCATGGTTGTGCCTGTGGGACCTACTTGTGAGGAGTATGCCCAGCAGGTGAGAGCAGAGCCTTCCTTTTTATAGTAGCAAGCAATTTTAACAGCTCCTGAAGGAAGTACTTGTCCTAGAACAAAGGATGAATGCTTTAATAATTTTAGAGACATACCTGGGGTGGAGAAGTAAATTTTTCTGTGTAGTCTAAAATTTCTATAAGCCTGAGAAAGGGATATGTAACTAAGTGTTTTAGGTTCTGTTATGTACATACTTCACtaattattaaaggaaaaatcgTCCTGGATGACAAACCTTATATAATAATGTTTCATTACAGAATTACCTGCTTAAAGTAGGGGCAGAGCCGGTTCCTTCCATTCCCCAGCATGTATATTCTTGACTACATTACATTTGACCATGGTTGTTTTTacccctctgccctgcttttcttttaatacaagCGTAAAGTGCTTTTGTCCCTTtgcctctttctcctttctctgacTGAGGAAACATTTTTGACATTCAGCAGCGTAGCTGTCTGAGGAGATCAGCAAATACTTGATACAGATGTTACCTTATTTTGTCTTCCAGCTGGAGCCCTGCTAGGCCCTTAAGTGTGTGTGTAGCTTTCTTCAAATAACTTCATTGACGTTCCTTAGAATGATTCACAAGAGCAAAATTGTGCATGTACATGAGTTAATTATTGGAAGAGATCAGGGATTACAGCATGTAAAATTTGTTGTTTAATATATACTGTAATATTAAGCAagagtgttttggttttctttttaggtTTGCAGAGAATTTTTTGAAGCAGGATTTATGTCAGATGTGGATCTAGATCATAGTTGCAcattaaacaagaaaattagGAATGCACAGCTGGCCCAGTATAACTTTATCTTAGGTAATAGCAGCATCACATTTCTGAATATCATTTAAGTTTTAATGTTGGCATAGAGTTTGTCTAGACCCTAATTTTGTGATGTAGGTAGTCAGTTTAATATTGTGTGTGATATGCCTTGCAGTGgttggagaaaaagagaaagcaaataacGCTGTCAACGTGCGAACAAGAGACAACAAGGTTCACGGAGAGATTTCGGTATCTTCTGCTATTGAAAAACTGAAGGAACTTAAGAGTTCACATACTCCAAATGCAGAGGAAGAATTCTGATGTTgcagtccagaaaaaaatttactagCTGCCCATGCAAAAATGgtgtttctttcctcctgtgCAGCACTGATGCTCATCTGAGAGAATTTTCAGTTAAAGGGTATGCAAAATAAGCAATGTAGCAATTTTGGTGCTCCAGAAATAGCATGAGAAGATGGATGCAACAGCCAACTCCTTTGGCAGCCCCACGGGATTCCAATCTGGGAGAGTTGCAGAATGCTTAGTTCTAAAGTCCTACACCTCTGCTAAAATATGTTGGttttgctgtggaaataaaTTAGAGCTGCACAAAGTCAAGGAACAGGAGGTTGGGAAGGGtactggcagctgctgctgcaattgCTGAGCTACCTCAGTCACATAGCAGTTGCAGAGCTGATGTGACTTGGAATCCAAAGCTTGGCAGTTTGTAGGTGCATCAGGAGcattttggtttagttttttttctaatgccaGATTATGTAAAAAATTTTTGTTTCGTTTGGGGGGTGGAGGATGGGAATAGCTTGATGCTTTTTAAACTTATGCTCACAGGCTACGAATACATTGGTGTCTTTGTTGGAAATCTCAGTGAAACAAGGCACTGACTGAGCTGGTGTGATAACTGGTTGCTGTAAAGGTGACTGCCAAGAATGAAGTTGAATTACTCACCATATCTGTGTGTggaaagtgttttattttttcctgtgtcaaCTGTTGATTTggcttttttctaaaaattttgAGAAAAAGCTTCCATGTGTAATTTACTGCTGTATTTGCTTGGGGTACTGAGAATGCCAAAAAAGCTGCAGATGacaatcttaattttaaaacacagcatgTTGAAATTAAATTAGCCATATTTATCTGACTTAATGCTTACAAATTATTGTAAATTCACTGTTGCAGGCAATTGAATTGGATTCTTTTGAGATTAATTTCtaccatgatttttttaattttatatgctGGTTTTTAGTCAAGGCTTAGATAGCATTAAAGATAATTGAGTAACGTATAAACTATGCAATTGTAGTTGTGATTTCAGTACCactgaaatgaagcagaaaatactaTTTAGTGCTTAGATGTTACACAAACACAAAGCGAGTGTTTTACTTCTGCCTGACAGTTGTACAGACTTGTGTTGTCAGCCTTTGTTTTgttagtttggttttgtgtatgtttttacAAACTGATTATCCCCcacttctaaaagaaaaaaacacccaccaaataacaaaaaatggaaggaaCAAGTGCTGGGAAAACCTTCTGTTCCACTTTACAGAATTAacaggggtggtggtgggtgattttgatttatatttatgaataatgtgttttatatataaaatatattttttatggACTACAGCCTACATGATGCATGTGTGATATATTCAGACTGCAGAATTAAAacctttgggctttttttcagtgaatttcaAGGTTTTGCAAATAAAAGACTAACTTTTTAGCATACATCTATCTATGCTGTTGCCACTTAAGTTTCTGAATGACCTGCAGCAATGAGAGAGGTCATTGAGGatatagatttaaaaaataatataaattacatTTGTGTACAGGGAGAAATACATAGAGATGGACAGACAGGCAAAGGAAGGACGGAGGTGAGAAAGCGGCGTCCGTGGTCGGTGGCCTGGGGAGGTGGACAACTGCGCGATGAGTGACACTGCAAAAGATTTACCAGAAGCGGCGTTGTGTTCCCTCAGTGCCCGAGCGGAGCTGCTGGCGAGCGGGAAGCGCCAGAGGCCGTCACGGGCTGACCGAACTAGTTTCTCCGTCTGGGCGGCCGGCCGGTGGTGGGGTCGCCTCCCTTCAGGAGTGTCCCCTCCTCATGGGTGTCCCTCACCTCCCTCAGCGTCTCCTTCCTCTTAGGGATCCCTCCTTGTCCTCAGCGGTGTCCTTCCCCTCAGGGGTCATCGTTGTCCCCTTCCCCTCAGGAGTCTCCTTGCTCCCAGCATCCCTTTCCTCTCAGGGGTCCCCCTTTCCCGCAGCGTTCCTTTCCCTCAGGGGTGTCCTTCCCTCAGGGGTCGTCCCCGCCCCTTCCCTCCATGTCCTCAGGTGTGTCCTTCCCCTCTGAGGCCACCTCCTTGTCCTCAGCGTCCCTTCCCCTAAAGGGTGTTCCCTTCCCCTCAGGGGTCCCCCATTTGCCCTCAAGGGTGTCCTTGCCTCAGGGCTCCCCCCATTGCCCTCAGCGTCTCTTCCCCTCAGGCGTTCTGTTCCCGCCTAGGGCTGCGGAGGGGCGGCCCCAGCGCGGGGCTGCGGCTCagccggcggccccgccccgcccgcccggccgaGAGCGGCGGAGCCGGCAGGCGGCGGCAGGCAAGATGGCGGCGCTGGCGGGGCTGCGCGCCCTGCGGGGGCTCTGCGGCGCGGCGCTCTTTCTGGCCCAGCTCTACGTCTTCTCCGGGCGCGGTGAGCGTGGCCAGCGCCGCTCTGCCCGGGCTCCCCGAGGCCGAAACAGGGcgggaggtgggggagggggctgcagcccgcGGCGGCCCGGCCGCTCCGAGCCCCTGGCTGGGCGGGGGAGGCCCGGCGGCTCCTAGCGCCTCGCCGGCAGGTGGGGGCTGTTCCCCGGAGCGCCGGCAGCCGGTCGCCGGAGCGGGGGCCGAGCGCGGCCCTGACGGGCCCGTCTTCTGAGCGGCCGAGCCGGGAGGTGACTGCGGCCTCGACTCGCTGGAGACGCTTCCCCGGCGGGGGGGAGGGAGCCGGGCGCCTCGGGCagggctgccccccccagcgctgcggggctgcagcccggcgctgaggtgctggagcgaAAGGCGGGCTGGGCCCCGCGCGCCGCCCGTGCCTGGTCCTTAACGGCCTGCGagcccgggggcggcggggcggctgcggcggggccCGTGCCCtgcccccgggcagggcccgcTGGCGCTCTGCGTGTGCCCGGGGCTCacggccgcggcggggccgcggggtTCCCGCAGAGACGAACGCGCAGCCGGTGCGCGAACGCAGCCGCGGTCGCCAGCCAGTTCAGCTATTGCAGGTTTCCATCAAAGCGGTGGCTGCACCGCTGGATTAAATGGTTGCACACGCTTTCCGCTACTGAATAGAACCCGTTCTCTGAGCAGTGTTGTCATTCtcatcattaaaacaaaaaaaaaaaaaggctgaattgaaataatttcttgtctAAAAGGAACTATTGAATTGTAGTGCTCATTTTAATGTTGGACAGAAGCATCCTGCTATTTATAGATCAGGAAGacagatttttctatttttttattctcatttcattttgcaCTTGTAATTCTGTATCAATGCATTGAATTTaaactgtttctgaagatgAATTTTAATCTAGAAATATCACTTTCTCTGCTGTTATTTTCTTGTAGCGGGATCTTTGATGACCACTAAGCATTCACAGCCGCAGtctacattttcaaaaagtCTAACTTCAACAAGTACAAATACTCCctattttaaagcagcaggtACAGTATtatgttgtttcttttgtttttcttctgagggCCTTGTTTTGCAGCATCTTGAGTTCAGTACTAAAGTTTTTGAATTATGTCTTAGGAACCTGTGCATGCTTTCACCATGGTAAAAGATATTACAGTGTGACACATTACAAAGTACTTTTCAATGACTGTAGCAATTAGTTTTGTttacaaaatcagaaaattggTCCACTTAAGATTTTACAACTAGAAAATTACTAGTTAAACTGCCACTGTGGTTCATGTGTTTTATACTGTCTCAGGATGGTGGAAGTTCTTGAAAAACTTCAGTGTTCTGCAATAACTTATTACTGTTCCCTGCCCAACATAAATACAGTTCTTGTAGCTCACTAAGGGGCGCATGAGGATTGGCTGAAACACTGTTCTTGCTAGTAGCTTAAGAGGTAATTCTGAACACATGCAAACAGCAAGTGGCTAAGATAGCTGTAAACTTAATTAGACCTGAACTAAAAGTAGCTTACGTGTCAACCTGCTTCTATACCTGCCTAAACTGATTATTTCTGCTGAGAAATACTGGCTGAGGCGGTGCTAATCCATGCTAAGATCTGTTCTGGTGTTGTACTGAATGGTGTTGCTGTGCTGTCCTGTATAGAACTTTTGTGAGATCCTTGCAGGGTACCCTACGATGTTGTGTAGCCCGCTTGCCTAATGCAGTGGTTCCCAGAACACAAACTTGTAATGCTGTTCACTGTATAATAAGGAAATGCagtgtctttgtgtgtgtgtgtttgtatatatGTGTAAAGGAAAATACACTTTTGATTGTatagcttttttatttgcttttgtaattttattcaCATATTTCACCTTTCAGAAAGTACAGAAATTCCATCTTATGTGACTAAATGTCCTAGCAATGGGCTTTGCAGTAGATTGCCGCCAGACTGTATGACATGTAACACTAACTATTCCTGTATATATGGGAAGCCGGCCACTTTTGATTGCAAAGTCAAGCCACACGTTCATTGTGTTGTAAGTAACCTGTTACTTCTAAACCTAAATTTGTCTTCTAATTAAAACATGATgtcataaaatataaaaatttgaTTTCCAGGTTCTTACATAGGCAGGCTTGCAGATCTGTGATACGTTTAATTGGTTCAGCTGCAGGCTGTTGCTGAAGAGGCGGACCTACCCTTCTCTGTTTTGCCTGTCTTGCACTGCATCTTTTTGCTATGCAGCAATGCAGTCGAGTTAAATCAAGTTGTTGATCTACCAAAACTGAACCATTCTGAGAGCAGGGAGGCTAAATATATGTTGGAGGTACAAACTGATCTTACAGGTGAGACTGAATGAGTCCTCCTTTTAGCAGTAGCCTTAGCTTGGAGGAAGCAGTAGTGTTAAACTGCACTTTAATAAGGCTTTGTCAGTTTTCTAATgttgatttttccattttactagACTACATAGAGGTCACTTAAGAGGGTAATTGTTAATTTGCCCAAAATGTCTACCTGTGGAATGCAATTGGATAAATGTACaccatgattatttttttatttctagtgaGGTGATAACACTGTCCTTTTATAGGATCAGAATAACCATGAGCAGGAGAACTTTACAATTAACATGACATGCCAGTTTTGCTGGCAGCTTGCAACAACTGATTACGTATGTACAAATTCTACAAACTGCATGACGGTTTCTTGTCCGCGACAACGATACAACGCCACTTGCACAGTACGGGATCATATTCATTGTCTAGGTAAGGTGGGCAAAAAGAGATTATATAAAGATTTTTGTCTGAAgaatttcttaatgttttttgtAATGGGTATATATGATGGTTGTTCATGTCCATTGCAGTAACAATCTGCACCTTGATTAATCTATTGAATtttttataattacattttaattttaagcataaTAGTGACATCTGACTGTAAACATTGGGTTTTAATACTCTTGTATACCttcacatgaaagaaaatagtggttttatttttgtccacTTCTGtgaattaaactaattttgACACCACCAATGGAATCAATATAAAATGTCTTAgtaggaaaattaaaagaatcCATGCTGGCTTCACCCAACTAGCTTAATTTTACCCCTGTTTGTTCAGTgacttttaatgttttctggtGTGGGACAAAGACTGATGGAACAGCGGACTGTGGAGTATATATGAGCTTTCGTATTGACAGTGTTTGCTTCGATTAGCAATCCATCCTTTTAGACTCTTGTTagagaaatacagtattttcttgattgtaattttctttctcactgtgtGGCCTTTGTTTGTTACATTAAGGTTTGAATGTTTTCTAATGTTTAGGTAATCGTGTCTTTCCTAAGATGCTCTATTGCAACTGGACCGGAGGTTATAAGTGGTCTACTGCCTTGGCACTGAGGTACACCAGAACTGTTAGATAACGTCAAGCTAAAATAGATAATATTATTAGAAGTAGACGGCTTGTCTATAAAATCTTCAGTTTGTGTGGTTTCCTGCTTGGTATTTTTTAATGGAGTACTGAATAACCAATATTTCATATCATCTAGCTTAGAATTTAGAGCCATAGGATGCCCAAAGATTTCATATGCAGTGATACTAGTGGTCTTCAGTAAACAGAGCTTGAAAGAAACCATTTCCACTATGTCTGCATTGAATGTACTTTCTTCAGAATACGTGCCAATGATTCTTAGGCTTCACAAAGATAGCCAGTTCCTGAGCAGAGAGGACATGTTGGTTTTTATTCTGTATGGTGTCCAATGAGGTACAGATGCTCCAAAAAATCTGCAGATTTATGggtgttttctcccttttttaatatgttttaaacaGTTAGAGCTGAATGTTGTCCAAATCACTTCTTGGCATCTGAAATGAATGCAGCTGTTCGTAAATTCAATAGATGTCACTGAGCTTGCTGTAATTGGTACACAGTTGTTACGGCTTCCTTCTCAACTGTAACAGCTAGAAATGCCTTAAGATGAAGTTTCTTGCACTTTAAATTATTAGGGAAGAGATCGGTTCAGTAGTATTGAAAGAAGCTATTTAGGTTATTCTTGTAATATTAAGCCATTAGAGCACCACAATAGCAATTTGAAAGTTAACTGTAGTTCTGGTGGTGAAGACCTTTGTcaaaatttaatatttcaaaagtgCTTAATGTGATAAGTTGGGCAGTGAGAGTGTCTGTTACTAGAGCCAaaggttgtttggggtttttttagtatcttcTAGCTTTGAAAAGTGAAGATAAGTTTATAAATCTGAGAGATTaaggttttattgtttgttgtgAATGAAAAACTGTCATGTCTCTGAATAGTATTAATTAGCTAAGAAGTAGCATGCTACTTAATCAGAAGCTTTCTCATTTAATAATCCAGTCAGCTCTTTTTGTACAAGAAATGTGTAGTTTATCGAATGACATAGAGCAAAACTATTGTCAAGTTGTAGGTACGTCAGAAAGAAGTGTGTATGGATACCCAAACTAAGTTCctctaaaaataattacaacaaATCATGTTTTTATTCTTATAGCATCACCCTTGGTGGATTTGGAGCTGATCGTTTCTATTTGGGCCAGTGGCGGGAAGGTCTGGGAAAACTCTTCAGCTTTGGTGGACTTGGAATATGGACACTAATTGATGTGCTACTAATCGGTGTTGGCTATGTGGGACCTGCAGATGGTTCTCTGTATATTTAAATGTGGGTACAACGTGTTTCAGAGAGGAGTAAGTGCTTGGCAAGGGCTCTAAAAAGAATGTAGAGATTTGCGCCTTTAAGGTAGAATGATGAACAACTGTTCTTGCTGTGTGCATACATTTTAATGTACAGTATCTGTACTTAGTTTGCCTTTAACTAAGGTAAAATAAAAGAGTGGATCACTGATTAAGTTGaaattcccttcctttcttctatgACATGctatttttctatgaaaaatgtTGAACAGTGCTTGAAGGTAGATGCTTTGTCAAGCACCAAAAGAGATGCAAACTTAACTTGAATATTGTTTACTTCATATTTGTATGCTTGAATTTAAATTTATTGCTACCTTCCCTAAATATGTCAGcgaattttatttttttttttgtatttatggGAGGATAACTTATTTGCCTGAATTACTGTAGCAGTATGTAGGTCACAGTGTTCTATGATGTTAATTAGatttatcttttgttttggGACATAGCAAGAGCTAACATTTGCTTAGTGACTTGACTtaaagttggggggggggttagAATTAGATTGCAGTAACAGCTAAATATGAAATACTTGAAATAGATTTTAGGATCATTGCAGagcttatttattttggttGGGTTTGACCTGCGTGTCAGTGAAAGGTACAACTTGTATTCTGGCGCTAGCAAGCTTGccaagttaattaaaaaaaaaaaaaaaaaaaggaaaaaaaaaaaagggggggtgtcGGTAATAAAATCGATGCGTTTGTGCGCTGAGGGCTTCCTCCTCAGCAGTGACGGAGCGAGGCGCGGAGCCGGCACGGAACGGCTCGGTGCAGCCCAGCGCCGGGCCCGCGGcgcctgcccgcccccccgccggcgcATCGGGCTCTGCCGCCCCGTCGCGCTGCACTTGAACCCCCGCGCGTGTAGTGCTGGGGTGCGGCGGCCCTGGAAGGCCTGTCACTTGAATAAACGCGGAGCTGGCACGGAACCACGGCGCGAGTGTTCCTTACCGCCGTGCCCCGGCTGCCCCTCTGCTTCcccggggtgtgtgtggggggtggggggtggggcggggcgggtCGCGTAGGGGCAGGCAGCcgcccgggggggcggggcgggcccgggggcggTGCTGCCGCCGTGACCCTGGCCACCGCCCTCCGCTGGCACAGGCGCCGTCATGGCGGCGGAGACGGAGCTGCACTTTTATCGGCAGCTGCCCAAAGTGGTGAGCGAGCGGCGGGACGGCGCGGCGGGgacggggggcggcgggcggcagccgCTGCGCGCGCTTTCCCTGAGGGGACTGGCCCCTCTGCGCGCGCTTTCCCTGAGGGGACTGGCCCCTCTACGCGCGCGGTCCCTGAGGGGACTGGCCCTGGGCAGGGTGTGGCGGGCCCTTACCGGCGCGGCTGGCTTGCAGCTCAGCGCCTGATCTCCCAGTTACCTCAGTTGAGCGGGATcgtgggtttgtttttattttggccCTGTTTTCCCCGAGGCTGACCAAGGAGTCTGTCCCCGATAACGCTGTTCCCCGTGTCCCGAAGGGTGTAGCCCCCTCGCAGCGTATCGGCGCTGCCCTCCAGCGAGCCTTCCCGGGCGCCCGCCCGGTGGCCTGTTTTGCAGGGTTTATGGTTTTCGTCTGACTGAATTCTCTGAGGTATTTCACTTGTAAGACTGTGACAAATTCAACGCAGCAGTAGCAGTACATGTCGGGCTTGGTTTGCAGAGGCGGCGAGCAGCCCTagctcctgctgctcagctgtaGTTGTGCTCCTTCACAGGTTAGGATGCTTGGacaccttttcttctgcttgtgaACTTTGCGCTTTAAAACAGGAACCTGAAGTACAATACTTCacaaagttaaaataattaaatcttgAAGGAGTTACAGTTCCCACACGTTTTCCAGTCGAAGGGCTGGAGAAGTCTTTCTCCTGTTGTTCCGACCCCAGTGAAAGGGGCGCATACCAGGGGGGCGAGGGATCAGTAACAGCGCAGAGGCTCTGTGGACATGTTTCACCTGAGTTGGAAGGGCTCCAGCGAGCCGTTCCCATGTTGGGAGCCAAGAGATTGTAAGCAGGAGTGAAGGTGAGGTGAGGAAGGGAGCTGAGGCTCGTAGGTTTGGTCCAAAGCCAGGCAGAAAGCGAGCTCAGGCAAGGGAGGGCAGTTACCCCCGCTGCTGTCAACAGGCACAGGTAGCATCTTGCTGGATTTCTGGTGTGAGTTGAAACTTCAAAGTATGAAAGATAGAAGGGTGAGTGGATATACAGATGTTGCTATTTTCAAACAATATACACATACATTTCACTTACAGTGGATATGGGGAAAGGGTTATTGAATCCTTATTATACTTTTCTTAATACTGGGGTGGCTGTTGGCTTCCTCCTCCCGTCGACTCGCAGCACTGCAATGCTGGGCTGGAGAGCTCCCCTTCCCGAGCCGGCTGTGCTCCCACTGAGATTGGTGCTGACAGCAGCCTGCCAAGTGAGAAGGAACGAACAGGACAGTCTCAGTTGAACCGGTGCAAAAGCATGAGGAAACAAGTTTAGCTGAATGCAGAGGtagcctgttttattttcaaactcaGAGTGAAACAACAACATAGGATACAAGAACAGTAATACAAACAAGACGTAGAAGccatccttttctccagacaaAGCcgtaggatttttttctttaggaactTCATGCTCATTTGAATGGCTGTATCAGTTCTACCACTATGAAGAAACTTATGGCCCAGAAGCCATACCTTCAGATCCAGAACGGAATGACTATGATtgacaaaggaaagaaaagaaccCTAGATGAGTGAGTAGATGCATGGGTGTGTCTATGTGATGAACAGTTACTGAGTGTCCTTTAAGTTCAAAACAGAGACATCTATGGCCTTACCCATTGactgcagaaaatacatttttgagtCCTACTTACAGGCCAATCCATTTGATTTTTTGCTGCTTGTATCTATGAATAACTTAGATATTTGCAAAGTGAAAGGATAGCTCATATTGATTCACTCCCTTTTTAAGGGACTGAAAGTTTTCACTTGTAGCATatgcacttcagaaaaaattgACTcatatttatgttttcctttgtgcttcAAAAAGCTTTGTggtaacaacaacaataataataataataatttctgttgtGAATGCATTATTA
Encoded proteins:
- the TM2D3 gene encoding TM2 domain-containing protein 3 is translated as MAALAGLRALRGLCGAALFLAQLYVFSGRAGSLMTTKHSQPQSTFSKSLTSTSTNTPYFKAAESTEIPSYVTKCPSNGLCSRLPPDCMTCNTNYSCIYGKPATFDCKVKPHVHCVDQNNHEQENFTINMTCQFCWQLATTDYVCTNSTNCMTVSCPRQRYNATCTVRDHIHCLGNRVFPKMLYCNWTGGYKWSTALALSITLGGFGADRFYLGQWREGLGKLFSFGGLGIWTLIDVLLIGVGYVGPADGSLYI